In one window of Miscanthus floridulus cultivar M001 chromosome 12, ASM1932011v1, whole genome shotgun sequence DNA:
- the LOC136497403 gene encoding F-box protein PP2-A13-like gives MGVGASSVVAPEGYGRGWGQTSLGDMPESCVAAVLLYLDPAEICQVACLNRAFRGAASADCIWAAKLPANYRYLAALAAAADDDDCGCDDAAEGSDGRCCSSAAIKKEIYERLCRPTPFDGGTKEFWIEKNKGGFCMSISSKAMSITGREDRRYWSHLSTEESRFHSVAYLQQIWWLEVGGEIDFCFPAGSYSLFFRLHLGRPHKRMGRRGHGSENIHGWDIKPTRFQLSTSDDQHTASESYLINPGRWILYHVGDFIISSSDEVTELKFSMMQIDCTHTKGGLCVDSVCIYPKDQGYEEDCIFCQKIL, from the exons atGGGGGTGGGGGCGTCGAGCGTGGTGGCGCCGGAGGGGTACGGCCGGGGGTGGGGGCAGACGTCGCTGGGCGACATGCCGGAGAGCTGCGTCGCGGCGGTGCTGCTCTACCTCGACCCGGCTGAGATCTGCCAGGTGGCCTGCCTCAACCGGGCGTTCCGGGGCGCGGCCTCCGCCGACTGCATCTGGGCCGCCAAGTTGCCCGCCAACTACAGGTACCTCGCCGCGCTCGCGGCCGcggccgacgacgacgactgCGGTTGCGATGACGCGGCCGAAGGCAGTGATGGCAGGTGCTGCTCCTCTGCGGCGATCAAGAAGGAGATATACGAGCGCCTCTGCCGGCCCACCCCGTTCGACGGCGGCACCAAg GAATTTTGGATCGAGAAGAACAAGGGAGGTTTCTGCATGTCCATCTCCTCAAAGGCTATGTCGATCACAGGGAGAGAGGATCGGAGGTATTGGAGCCACCTATCCACAGAGGAATCAAG ATTTCACAGTGTTGCCTATCTTCAGCAGATTTGGTGGCTTGAGGTAGGTGGGGAGATTGATTTCTGCTTTCCTGCTGGTTCATACAGCCTATTCTTCCGGCTCCATTTGGGCCGACCGCACAAGCGTATGGGCCGCCGAGGCCATGGCTCTGAGAATATCCACGGTTGGGACATCAAACCAACACGGTTCCAGCTCTCAACTTCAGATGATCAGCACACTGCATCGGAGTCTTACCTAATTAACCCTGGAAGATGGATCCTTTACCACGTCGGTGATTTCATCATATCGAGTTCAGATGAGGTGACGGAACTCAAGTTCTCTATGATGCAGATTGATTGTACGCATACAAAAGGCGGCCTGTGTGTTGACTCGGTCTGTATATACCCCAAAGATCAGGGATATGAGGAGGACTGCATATTCTGCCAGAAAATTTTGTAG